One Mycobacterium kubicae genomic window carries:
- a CDS encoding tyrosine-type recombinase/integrase, producing the protein MRVLKSDSGYVLEGDWDGQDAVNAFLNHLAGRGFSAATVRAYAFDVANLSRFLVQQAVGLAAVDAPLVFDWIDWQGVRRTDQPTGGHRSSTPPAASTVNRRVAAVRALFEYLVMTGVCTDNPVPSPRRGQGLRQSQRGLLGHLGPGRARSGGRLVRQPQRLPESLSTNDVDAFLATLATHRDRAMVLVMLLGGLRSAEARGLLLADVDMGRRRLRVIGKGGKERHVPVDAAFFTELAAYLRWERPPGLATPQCFVVLRGPTTGAPVSEAGLRSLFRRHRETSGATRVRPHRLRHTYGTELSAAGIDLLALRALMGHVSPETTARYVHLSIEQLAAEYGAARATLAGARQ; encoded by the coding sequence ATGCGGGTACTCAAGAGCGACAGCGGATATGTCCTGGAGGGCGACTGGGACGGGCAGGACGCGGTGAACGCGTTTCTCAACCATTTGGCGGGACGGGGGTTCAGCGCGGCCACGGTGCGGGCCTACGCATTCGACGTCGCCAATTTGAGCCGGTTCCTCGTCCAGCAAGCGGTCGGGCTCGCCGCGGTCGATGCGCCGTTGGTGTTCGACTGGATCGACTGGCAAGGCGTCCGCCGAACGGACCAGCCCACCGGCGGTCACCGCTCGTCGACCCCGCCGGCAGCTTCGACGGTGAACCGCCGGGTCGCGGCAGTGCGCGCGTTATTCGAGTATCTGGTGATGACCGGTGTCTGCACCGACAATCCGGTGCCGTCGCCGCGGCGGGGACAGGGGCTGCGCCAGTCGCAGCGGGGGTTGCTCGGTCATCTGGGTCCCGGGCGTGCACGCAGTGGCGGTAGGTTGGTGCGTCAGCCGCAGCGTCTTCCGGAATCGTTGTCCACCAACGATGTCGACGCGTTCCTGGCGACACTGGCAACGCACCGGGACCGGGCGATGGTGCTGGTGATGCTACTCGGAGGGCTGCGTTCGGCCGAGGCGCGTGGCCTGCTGCTCGCCGACGTCGATATGGGCCGGCGCCGGCTTCGGGTGATCGGCAAGGGCGGCAAGGAACGTCATGTCCCGGTCGATGCGGCGTTCTTCACCGAGCTCGCCGCCTACCTGCGATGGGAGCGGCCGCCGGGGTTGGCGACGCCGCAGTGCTTCGTAGTGCTGCGCGGCCCGACGACCGGTGCACCGGTCAGCGAGGCCGGGCTGCGCAGCCTGTTCCGTCGGCACCGGGAGACCTCTGGCGCCACAAGAGTCCGCCCGCACCGTTTACGGCATACCTACGGCACCGAATTGTCGGCGGCCGGAATCGATCTGCTGGCGTTGCGGGCGTTGATGGGGCATGTCTCGCCGGAGACCACGGCCCGCTACGTGCATTTGTCGATCGAGCAGCTCGCCGCCGAATACGGTGCTGCTCGTGCGACGTTGGCCGGAGCCCGGCAGTGA